TCTCTTCGACGTGTGTCGAGTAAAAAGGCGTCCCCTGAACCCACTCACAGTTAAAAATTCTGCAGTTTATCATGTTGGCGGTTCCGTCAAAAAGTGTGTCTCCGTTTGCTTCGTTCATGTTCCAGTAAGCGACAAGGCCGGATTCGGAACCGGAAAGCGGATGAGAAAGATTGCTTTGTATGGTCTGCTGAGTGAGGCAGGAATTCCAAATTCTCAGATCGTCTATCACTCCGTTGAAAGTGAAATTTAAACCGTTGTTGTTTCCCACGTAGAGGTTGTAGCTTGAGTGATCTTTAACGCTTCCTGACGGAGAGGTCAAATATGTGAGGGGCTGTTCGACGCCGTTGATGTATATCTTGAGTTCGCTCGAGGATGCCAGGTAAGTAAAAGCTATGTGCTGCCATGTGTCAAGTATGATCGAACTGTCCGGAGTGAATGAATAGCTGGTCGAGTTGTCCGAATGGACGATTTTTACCGCCAGGCAGTGGTCGTTGTAACTTGCTCCGCTCTTGACAAGATAGAAAGACAAGTTCACTTTGTCTATTATTCTGCCGAAACCGAGCATAGAGTTTTCCCCCCATCCATGAGGATATATCCATGCCTCGATGGACAGAGAATCCGTCAGGTCAAGATTCGGAGAACTCTGGCAGACCGCTCTGCTTGATGCCCCGTCGAATCCGAGCGCACTTTCACCGTTGAAAACTCTCACGCATTTTTGTTTGATTATCGTGTCGGTCAGCGAATCGTTCGACACTACGAGGGTAACTGTATAGTCTCCGGAATCGCCGTAAACGTGGACGGGATTCTGATCGTGCGAATCAAATGTTCCGTCGCTTTCGAAATCCCATGACCAGTCGTTTGCCGCAGGACTTGAAAATGACGAGTCGGTGAAATGAACCGTCAATGGCTCGTGACCTGTTTGAGGTTCGGCCATGAAATCGGCAAAAAGGAATGTAGTGACAGTTTCGTACCAGGCTACGTAAAAAGCATCCCTGATCGAGGACACTATGTCGAGATCACCGTCCTGGTCTACGTCCGAAACAAACACGTCGGATGAACCGTTGACATTCCGGGCGACTGTGTGACCTGTAAAAATAATCTGTCCCGTGTTTTCCCAGTACGTTATTTTGTCCGCTATAAGATCTGCTCCGATGACATCGATGTCCCCGTCGCCGTCGAAATCCACGGGAACTACCGTATGCGGAGAGTTGCCGGCGCTGTCGATCAGATGTTTGGTCAGATTCGTCGAGCCGTCATTTTCATACCATGCGACCTGGCCTATGATACAGGATGAAGCGACGAGATCGGAATCGCCGTCTCCGTCCATGTCGATCACCTCGACATGGTTTGGTCTGCCCCATGAAGTTTCGATCTGATGCTCGGTAAAATTCATAGATCCGTCGTTTTCGAACCATGAAAGGTCACCCGCAATGCTTGCGGTTCCGAAAAGGTCATTGTCTCCGTCGCCGTCGAGGTCGCCCGAGGCAATGCTGTTCGCGTTGTCCCACGGATATTTAACCGTGTGATCAGTGAAGTTCATTGAGCCGTCGTTCTCGAACCAGCCGAACCTGTCCGCGTTTTCGC
This candidate division WOR-3 bacterium DNA region includes the following protein-coding sequences:
- a CDS encoding VCBS repeat-containing protein; translated protein: MKRCFSFAVLLFVFVECCCLNYYAEHIIQSGLGWPWFVWACDIDSDGDIDIAGTDRIGNSLDWYENGGNQYFTRHNISSSATGVMKLEICDLDCDGDSDIVCAVDEAALVLWYENDGSQNFTPNVVSNWSGVTYVRAVDLDIDGDIDILAAACENADRFGWFENDGSMNFTDHTVKYPWDNANSIASGDLDGDGDNDLFGTASIAGDLSWFENDGSMNFTEHQIETSWGRPNHVEVIDMDGDGDSDLVASSCIIGQVAWYENDGSTNLTKHLIDSAGNSPHTVVPVDFDGDGDIDVIGADLIADKITYWENTGQIIFTGHTVARNVNGSSDVFVSDVDQDGDLDIVSSIRDAFYVAWYETVTTFLFADFMAEPQTGHEPLTVHFTDSSFSSPAANDWSWDFESDGTFDSHDQNPVHVYGDSGDYTVTLVVSNDSLTDTIIKQKCVRVFNGESALGFDGASSRAVCQSSPNLDLTDSLSIEAWIYPHGWGENSMLGFGRIIDKVNLSFYLVKSGASYNDHCLAVKIVHSDNSTSYSFTPDSSIILDTWQHIAFTYLASSSELKIYINGVEQPLTYLTSPSGSVKDHSSYNLYVGNNNGLNFTFNGVIDDLRIWNSCLTQQTIQSNLSHPLSGSESGLVAYWNMNEANGDTLFDGTANMINCRIFNCEWVQGTPFYSTHVEEINADHVKTVSFQLSASVSASLVEIRLEIFKDSPLVLEIYDLVGRKIKILADKEISAGQHEFFWNTSEEPAGQYFLLLRTGNFSKTCKITLVR